Proteins encoded in a region of the Sparus aurata chromosome 6, fSpaAur1.1, whole genome shotgun sequence genome:
- the cdc42 gene encoding cell division control protein 42 homolog isoform X2 produces MQTIKCVVVGDGAVGKTCLLISYTTNKFPSEYVPTVFDNYAVTVMIGGEPYTLGLFDTAGQEDYDRLRPLSYPQTDVFLVCFSVVSPSSFENVKEKWVPEITHHCPKTPFLLVGTQIDLRDDPSTIEKLAKNKQKPITPETAEKLARDLKAVKYVECSALTQRGLKNVFDEAILAALEPPETQRKRKCCIF; encoded by the exons ATGCAGACCATCAAGTGTGTTGTAGTCGGGGACGGCGCTGTGGGTAAAACCTGCCTGCTCATCTCGTACACCACGAACAAGTTTCCCTCTGAATATGTACCTACG GTGTTTGATAACTATGCTGTTACTGTAATGATTGGAGGAGAGCCCTACACTCTGGGCTTGTTTGATACAGCAG GTCAGGAAGATTACGACAGGTTACGACCTCTGAGTTATCCTCAGACAGACGTCTTCCTCGTCTGTTTCTCTGTCgtgtccccctcctcctttgaaaatgtcaaagaaaag TGGGTTCCAGAGATCACCCACCACTGTCCAAAGACCCCCTTCCTGCTAGTTGGGACTCAGATTGACTTGCGGGATGACCCATCTACTATAGAGAAACTGGCCAAGAACAAGCAAAAGCCCATCACTCCGGAGACAGCTGAGAAGCTGGCGAGAGACCTCAAGGCGGTGAAATATGTGGAGTGCTCAGCCCTCACGCAG CGAGGGCTGAAGAATGTATTTGACGAAGCTATCCTAGCTGCCCTAGAGCCACCTGAGAcgcagagaaagaggaaatgcTGTATATTTTAA
- the cdc42 gene encoding cell division control protein 42 homolog isoform X1, with protein sequence MQTIKCVVVGDGAVGKTCLLISYTTNKFPSEYVPTVFDNYAVTVMIGGEPYTLGLFDTAGQEDYDRLRPLSYPQTDVFLVCFSVVSPSSFENVKEKWVPEITHHCPKTPFLLVGTQIDLRDDPSTIEKLAKNKQKPITPETAEKLARDLKAVKYVECSALTQKGLKNVFDEAILAALEPPEPKKKRKCVLL encoded by the exons ATGCAGACCATCAAGTGTGTTGTAGTCGGGGACGGCGCTGTGGGTAAAACCTGCCTGCTCATCTCGTACACCACGAACAAGTTTCCCTCTGAATATGTACCTACG GTGTTTGATAACTATGCTGTTACTGTAATGATTGGAGGAGAGCCCTACACTCTGGGCTTGTTTGATACAGCAG GTCAGGAAGATTACGACAGGTTACGACCTCTGAGTTATCCTCAGACAGACGTCTTCCTCGTCTGTTTCTCTGTCgtgtccccctcctcctttgaaaatgtcaaagaaaag TGGGTTCCAGAGATCACCCACCACTGTCCAAAGACCCCCTTCCTGCTAGTTGGGACTCAGATTGACTTGCGGGATGACCCATCTACTATAGAGAAACTGGCCAAGAACAAGCAAAAGCCCATCACTCCGGAGACAGCTGAGAAGCTGGCGAGAGACCTCAAGGCGGTGAAATATGTGGAGTGCTCAGCCCTCACGCAG aaAGGCCTAAAGAATGTGTTTGATGAGGCGATATTGGCTGCATTGGAGCCCCCAGAGCCCAAGAAGAAACGCAAATGTGTGCTGCTATGA